CAGGCCGTTTTCGGCATGGCTGGTAATCTGTGTGTCCCAGTAGTCGAGACGGTAGGGCTGGGGTCCTGCAGCCCCTTGCTCGGTCTGGCAGAGTGCGGCGATCACGTCCGGTGCACCGGTCACCAGCACCATGGCCTCACCATCGACCATGTGATGGCTGGCCTGATACTTGTAGGCGGAGTCGAAGGGAATCTTGTCGAGCTGCCGCACATCATCGAACTGCAGCCCCGCCTTGGCAGCCAGCACCTGCAGCGCACCGGCCGTGGGGGCGCCGACGATGCACCAGCGGCCATCATCACCCCGCGCCAAGCGGGCGTCATTGCACAGGTGGATGGCAGTGATGAAGCGCTGGAACGGCGTACCGGGGGTGAGATCCGGCATGCTGCCATCGTCGGCACGGATCTCGCCGACCGGATCGTAGCTTTCGCCCCCCACCGCGTATTGGCCGTCGGCCAGGATCACGGCCTTCACCGTCATCTCGTTCATCGTCAGCGTGCCGGTCTTGTCCGAGCAGACGATGGTCATGGCACCCAGCGTTTCCACCGTCGGCAGCTTGCGGATGATGGCGTGGTTGCGCGCCATCCGCTGCACGCCGAGCGACAGGATGATGGAGATGATGGCCGGCAGCCCTTCCGGCACCGAGGCGACCGCCAGGCTGATCAGCGACAACAGCAGCTCGCCCAGCGGGATGTCATGCAGCAGCCGGGCGTAGACGAACAGGCCGGCCATCATGGCCAGGATCAGGAAGAAGATGACCTTGCCCAGTTGCCGGATCTGCCGCAACAGCGGCGTGGTGATGGCATCGACCTCGCCCATCATGCGATTGATCTGGCCCAGCTCCGTGGCAGAGCCCGTGGCGATGACCACGCCACACGCAGTGCCAGCGCTGACCGTGGTGCCGGAATAGGCGAGATTGAGCCGGTCGCCGATGAGGGCCTCGCCGGGCAGTGCAGCGCTGCGCTTGTCGACCACCGTCGATTCGCCGGTGAGGATGGCTTCCTCCACCTTGAGGTCGTGCACTTCCAGCAGGCGCAGATCGGCCGGAATCTTGTCGCCGGGCTTCAGATGAACGATGTCGCCGGGCACCAGCGTGGCGGCGTCGATATCGCAGCGCTCGCCGGCGCGGCTGACCATCGCATGGTTGGACAGCATGCCGCGTATGCGCTCCAGCGATTTTTCCGCGCTGTTTTCCTGCAGGAAGCCGATGGCAGCGTTCACTACCGTCACGCCGAGGATGACCAGGGTATCGACCCAATGCCCCATCAGCGCCGTCAGCACGGCGGCCACCAGCAGCACATAGATCAGCATGTCGTTGAACTGCCGCGCAAAGCGCAGCCAGCCAGGATCACGCGGTTTGTTTGGCAGGCTGTTGGCGCCATGCTGCACCAGCCGTTCCGCCGCCTCGGCGGGGCTGAGGCCATCGGGCCTGGATTGCAATTGATGCAGGGTTTCCTGCGGCGAAAATCGATACCACGGTGCCGTGGCGGGCGGGGAGTCTTGATTCATTGGGTTTCCTCGGTCGGTCGAGATGGCGTGGCGACGAATTCCTCCGCTACTTCACCAGGGTGATCGGGCAGGGCGTGAGGTGGGCAACCTGGTAGGCGGTCGAGCCCAGCATGAAGTGCTGCCAGGCGCCCTGGCCTTGGCAGCCGAGCACCAGCAGGTCGTAGGCGCCTTGGCGGGCGTGCTCGACGATGGCCGGGGCCGGTTGACCAAACGCCACGCTGCCGGTGGCTTGCACCCTGGCCGCGCGGAGCAGCTCGATGGCCGGCGCCAGAGCCTGTTCACCCAGATCCAGGAAATGCCGGTCCAGCGTGGATTGGGACACGATGCGATTGAGCGAAAGCTTGCTGCGCATGGGTTGCTGCACGTTGAGCACATGCACGCTGAGTGCTTGCCCCGAGTGGGCCAGATCGATCACGTGTTCAACGGCGCGCAAAGCGCAGTCTGATTGATCGACGGCGAGCAGAATGCGGATCATGGCGGCCTCCTCAGCGAACCAGCGTGACGGGGACGGGCGACAGCGACACCACCTTGGTGGCCACCGAGCCCAGCAGCAACGAGGCGGCGGCGCCCCGACCGCGTGTGCCCATATAGATCTGGTTGGCGCCGGTATCCTGGGCGCAGGCGACAATGCCCTCCGCGGGCGATCCCTTGACGATATGGCTGGAGAACGCAATGCCCTGTTGCCGCAATAGCGCCACAGCTTCGGCGAGTTCGGCTTCGCCATCCTGCTGTTGCATGGTCGCGATCTCTTCGGCGCTGAGGCAATTACGGCCGGGCAGCAAGGCAGGCTGCACGTTCACGAGGTGGATCTGGCCTCGTTGCGGCGATGGGGTGAGCTTGAGCAGAGCGGACAGCGCACGCAGTGATGGAGCGGAGCCATCAATGGCGATGACGTGATTCATGACGACCTCCTGAGGGCGCGGGGCGATCATGAATCCAAAGCGAGAACTACCCGTTGGCCCTGTATTGGCGAATGGCGCAAATGCGTCGTATGCAATTGCACTATGGAAAGCGCGCATGCCTGTTGATTTGAATCAGAATGTGCGGCCTGGGGTTGTGATGTGGGCTTGGGGTAGGAATTGATTGATCGTGAATATTGTTTTGACTTGTTCTGAAAAAAGTAGCCCTGTTCATCAGAAGGTAAAAATTAACGAATTTGGCTGG
This region of Chitinolyticbacter meiyuanensis genomic DNA includes:
- a CDS encoding cation-transporting P-type ATPase; protein product: MNQDSPPATAPWYRFSPQETLHQLQSRPDGLSPAEAAERLVQHGANSLPNKPRDPGWLRFARQFNDMLIYVLLVAAVLTALMGHWVDTLVILGVTVVNAAIGFLQENSAEKSLERIRGMLSNHAMVSRAGERCDIDAATLVPGDIVHLKPGDKIPADLRLLEVHDLKVEEAILTGESTVVDKRSAALPGEALIGDRLNLAYSGTTVSAGTACGVVIATGSATELGQINRMMGEVDAITTPLLRQIRQLGKVIFFLILAMMAGLFVYARLLHDIPLGELLLSLISLAVASVPEGLPAIISIILSLGVQRMARNHAIIRKLPTVETLGAMTIVCSDKTGTLTMNEMTVKAVILADGQYAVGGESYDPVGEIRADDGSMPDLTPGTPFQRFITAIHLCNDARLARGDDGRWCIVGAPTAGALQVLAAKAGLQFDDVRQLDKIPFDSAYKYQASHHMVDGEAMVLVTGAPDVIAALCQTEQGAAGPQPYRLDYWDTQITSHAENGLRMLAAAYKPLPADHGELTHDDLKDELVFLGVAGMMDPPRPEAIAAIRQCQAAGIRVKMITGDHQGTAMAIGAMLGIGDGHTAVTGTQLQRLSDEELVAVARDCDIFARTSPEHKLRLVRALQATGNVVGMTGDGVNDAPALKQADVGIAMGIKGTEVTKEAADMVLTDDNFDTIARAVQEGRRVYDNLKKTILFILPTNLGQGLLVLIALLAGATVPLTPLQILWMNMATSVTLSFGLAFEPAEPGLMQRQPRPASANILGTYGIWRIAFVGLMLAACGFVLESQLLARGHDSDFVRTMLLQTLVAGQWAYMFNCRLAERFSLTRAIWRNKGLWLVSGILLLLQLAIVYLPAMNEMFGTTPLPLTYWGISLAIAACLFVVVELEKWLVRKWTAHAGCKGRK
- a CDS encoding universal stress protein, whose protein sequence is MIRILLAVDQSDCALRAVEHVIDLAHSGQALSVHVLNVQQPMRSKLSLNRIVSQSTLDRHFLDLGEQALAPAIELLRAARVQATGSVAFGQPAPAIVEHARQGAYDLLVLGCQGQGAWQHFMLGSTAYQVAHLTPCPITLVK
- a CDS encoding universal stress protein, producing the protein MNHVIAIDGSAPSLRALSALLKLTPSPQRGQIHLVNVQPALLPGRNCLSAEEIATMQQQDGEAELAEAVALLRQQGIAFSSHIVKGSPAEGIVACAQDTGANQIYMGTRGRGAAASLLLGSVATKVVSLSPVPVTLVR